One window of the Camelina sativa cultivar DH55 chromosome 1, Cs, whole genome shotgun sequence genome contains the following:
- the LOC104779456 gene encoding trifunctional UDP-glucose 4,6-dehydratase/UDP-4-keto-6-deoxy-D-glucose 3,5-epimerase/UDP-4-keto-L-rhamnose-reductase RHM3, with product MATYKPKNILITGAAGFIASHVANRLVRSYPDYKIVVLDKLDYCSNLKNLNPSKSSPNFKFVKGDIASADLVNYLLITEEIDTIMHFAAQTHVDNSFGNSFEFTKNNIYGTHVLLEACKVTGQIRRFIHVSTDEVYGETDEDASVGNHEASQLLPTNPYSATKAGAEMLVMAYGRSYGLPVITTRGNNVYGPNQFPEKLIPKFILLAMNGKPLPIHGDGSNVRSYLYCEDVAEAFEVVLHKGEVNHVYNIGTTRERRVIDVANDISKLFGIDPDSTIQFVENRPFNDQRYFLDDQKLKKLGWCERTTWEEGLRKTMEWYTENPEWWGDVSGALLPHPRMLMMPGDRHSDGSDEHKKTDGNQTFTVVTPTRAGGSADKPSLKFLIYGKTGWLGGLLGKLCEKQGIPYEYGKGRLEDRASLVADIRSIKPSHVFNAAGLTGRPNVDWCESHKTETIRVNVAGTLTLADVCRENDLLMMNFATGCIFEYDAAHPEGSGIGFKEEDKPNFTGSFYSKTKAMVEELLREFDNVCTLRVRMPISSDLNNPRNFITKISRYNKVVNIPNSMTILDELLPISIEMAKRNLRGIWNFTNPGVVSHNEILEMYKSYIEPDFKWSNFTLEEQAKVIVAPRSNNEMDGSKLSKEFPEMLSIKDSLIKYVFEPNKRT from the exons ATGGCTACTTATAAGCCAAAGAACATCCTCATCACTGGGGCTGCTGGTTTCATTGCCTCCCATGTTGCCAACAGACTTGTTCGTAGCTACCCTGACTACAAAATCGTTGTGCTTGACAAGCTTGATTACTGTTCTAACCTCAAAAACCTCAACCCTTCTAAATCCTCTCCCAACTTCAAGTTTGTGAAAGGTGACATCGCCAGTGCTGACCTTGTCAACTACCTTCTCATCACTGAAGAAATCGACACCATTATGCACTTTGCTGCTCAAACTCATGTTGACAACTCTTTCGGTAACAGCTTTGAGTTTACCAAGAACAATATCTATGGTACTCATGTTCTTCTCGAAGCTTGCAAAGTCACTGgccagatcaggaggtttatccATGTCAGTACTGATGAGGTCTATGGAGAGACTGATGAGGATGCTTCTGTTGGAAATCACGAGGCTTCTCAGTTGCTTCCTACTAACCCGTACTCTGCTACTAAGGCTGGAGCTGAGATGCTTGTGATGGCATATGGTAGATCATACGGGTTACCAGTAATAACGACTCGCGGGAACAATGTTTATGGTCCTAACCAGTTTCCTGAAAAGTTGATTCCTAAGTTCATCTTGTTGGCCATGAATGGGAAGCCTCTCCCAATCCACGGAGATGGATCTAATGTTAGGAGTTACCTCTACTGCGAAGATGTTGCTGAGGCATTTGAGGTTGTTCTTCACAAAGGGGAAGTTAACCATGTCTACAATATCGGGACTACGAGAGAAAGGAGAGTGATTGACGTTGCCAATGACATCAGCAAACTCTTTGGTATAGACCCTGACTCCACCATTCAGTTTGTGGAGAACCGGCCTTTCAATGACCAGAGGTACTTCCTCGATGACCAGAAGCTGAAGAAATTGGGATGGTGTGAACGAACCACTTGGGAAGAAGGACTCAGGAAGACAATGGAATGGTACACTGAGAACCCTGAGTGGTGGGGCGACGTTTCTGGAGCTCTGCTTCCTCATCCACGGATGCTCATGATGCCAGGTGACCGACACTCTGATGGCTCTGACGAGCACAAGAAAACAGATGGTAATCAGACATTCACGGTGGTTACTCCGACCAGAGCTGGTGGTTCTGCAGACAAACCATCTTTAAAGTTCCTCATCTATGGGAAGACTGGGTGGCTCGGTGGTCTTCTTGGAAAACTATGTGAGAAGCAAGGTATTCCATACGAGTATGGAAAAGGGAGACTAGAAGACAGAGCTTCTCTAGTGGCGGATATTCGCAGCATCAAACCTAGTCATGTCTTCAACGCTGCCGGTTTAACTGGTAGACCCAATGTTGACTGGTGTGAATCTCACAAAACCGAGACCATCCGGGTCAATGTTGCTGGAACTTTGACTCTAGCAGATGTTTGCAGAGAGAATGATCTGCTGATGATGAACTTTGCCACTGGTTGTATATTCGAGTACGATGCTGCGCATCCAGAAGGTTCAGGGATTGGctttaaagaagaagacaaaccgAACTTCACCGGTTCTTTCtactcaaaaacaaaagcaatg GTCGAAGAGCTTCTAAGAGAATTTGACAACGTGTGCACCTTGAGAGTGCGGATGCCAATCTCATCAGACTTAAATAACCCGAGGAACTTCATCACAAAGATCTCGCGTTATAACAAAGTGGTGAACATCCCAAACAGCATGACCATACTAGACGAACTCTTACCAATCTCAATCGAAATGGCCAAGAGGAACCTAAGGGGGATTTGGAACTTCACCAATCCAGGAGTGGTGAGCCACAACGAGATTCTAGAGATGTACAAGAGCTACATTGAGCCGGATTTCAAATGGTCCAACTTCACTTTGGAAGAACAGGCTAAGGTCATCGTTGCGCCACGGAGCAACAACGAGATGGATGGTTCCAAGCTCAGCAAGGAGTTTCCAGAGATGCTTTCCATCAAAGATTCGTTGATCAAATACGTCTTCGAACCCAACAAGCGAACATaa
- the LOC104779448 gene encoding putative callose synthase 8, with amino-acid sequence MSHEEIVPVDPTEVFIDIDPIFPEDSQQLTRSATFREQYVWEPCDIEKLPETFASGIQRFLRVANLVESEEPRIAYICRFNTFELAHRLDPTSTGRGVRQFKNSLLRRLEKDNELTARLIDKGDDFKELKRVYDAYLEYVIRNGAAFNLDNSQREKLINARRIASVLYEVLKANDTTGAYAAAPESILLNRDEETGELLVEKADLIVEKCKALEEERQIHMSQGDDLNHLTQTDISAIHKEEVQIKEDRKFANGSMGDGVRSSSAVPYLSNEDKYLETQEKLNKVEKKIEEIELKLKDVDFWTSMMQNMFPDQVPPSMRANQTENNNKQSQ; translated from the exons ATGTCTCATGAAGAAATCGTCCCCGTTGATCCCACCGAAGTTTTTATTGATATTGATCCCATCTTCCCCGAAGATTCGCAGCAGTTAACGAGATCCGCCACTTTTCGGGAACAATATGTGTGGGAGCCCTGTGACATTGAGAAGCTTCCGGAGACGTTCGCCTCAGGGATTCAAAGGTTTCTTCGTGTAGCAAATTTGGTTGAGTCTGAAGAACCTCGTATTGCTTATATTT GCCGTTTTAATACATTTGAGTTAGCTCACCGACTTGACCCTACTTCCACCGGAAGAGGTGTACGGCAGTTCAAAAATTCTCTTCTTCGAAGGCTTGAGAAG GATAACGAGTTGACTGCGAGGTTAATAGACAAGGGGGATGATTTTAAGGAACTCAAACGTGTTTATGATGCTTACTTGGAATACGTTATCAGAAATGGTGCAGCATTCAATTTGGATAATAG TCAGCGAGAGAAGTTGATAAACGCACGCAGAATTGCTTCTGTTTTGTATGAAGTTCTCAAGGCAAACGACACAACTGGTGCTTACGCAGCAGCCCCAGAAAGTATACTATTAAACCGGGATGAGGAGACTGGTGAACTACTTGTCGAAAAAGCCGACTTGATAGTTGAGAAATGCAAAGCCCTGGAGGAGGAGAGACAAATTCATATGTCCCAAGGCGATGACTTAAACCATCTCACCCAAACTGACATAAGTGCCATCCACAAAGAG gAAGTTCAAATAAAGGAAGACAGAAAGTTTGCAAACGGGTCAATGGGGGACGGTGTCAGATCGAGTTCCGCAGTTCCATATTTGTCAAACGAAGATAAATATCTTGAGACACAAGAAAAGTTgaacaaggtggagaagaagattgaggaGATCGAGCTGAAACTCAAGGATGTCGACTTCTGGACTAGCATGATGCAAAACATGTTTCCAGACCAAGTACCTCCGTCCATGAGagcgaaccaaaccgaaaacaacaataaacaaagccaataa